A single genomic interval of Helianthus annuus cultivar XRQ/B chromosome 6, HanXRQr2.0-SUNRISE, whole genome shotgun sequence harbors:
- the LOC110865738 gene encoding germin-like protein 5-1, which produces MATFDYGLMISMMMTIFLASFVSADPDLLQDVCVADLTSRVKINRFACKSNISPDDFFFAGLAKPGLTNNTFGATVTLATVQQIKGVNTLGVSMARVDYAPGGINPPHTHPRATEIVFVLEGELVVGFITTENKLFSKTIKKGEIFTFPRGLIHFQINNGKVPAAALAAFNSQLPGTQRVANALFASSPPVDDVVLSKSFQIGTQEVETIKSKFAPKK; this is translated from the exons ATGGCTACTTTTGATTACGGGTTGATGATCAGCATGATGATGACCATCTTCTTGGCTTCCTTTGTGTCTGCAGATCCTGATTTGCTTCAAGATGTTTGTGTTGCAGATCTTACTTCAC GTGTAAAAATAAACAGGTTCGCTTGCAAAAGCAATATATCACCTGATGATTTCTTCTTCGCGGGGTTAGCAAAGCCGGGGCTAACTAACAACACCTTCGGTGCAACCGTTACACTAGCCACTGTCCAACAAATTAAAGGAGTAAACACCCTGGGGGTATCCATGGCTCGCGTTGATTATGCACCCGGGGGTATCAACCCACCGCACACACATCCACGCGCCACTGAGATAGTGTTTGTGCTCGAAGGCGAATTGGTTGTTGGGTTCATCACCACAGAAAATAAACTCTTCTCCAAGACCATTAAGAAAGGTGAAATCTTCACATTTCCTAGAGGTTTAATTCACTTCCAAATAAACAACGGGAAAGTTCCTGCTGCCGCTCTTGCTGCCTTCAACAGTCAGTTACCGGGAACCCAACGGGTGGCAAATGCTTTGTTCGCCTCATCTCCACCGGTGGATGATGTTGTGTTGAGTAAATCATTCCAAATTGGAACTCAAGAGGTTGAGACAATTAAGTCCAAATTTGCTCCAAAAAAGTAA